The segment TTGAAAAAATATAACAGGTACCTGCGTTTTGGGGGACTGGGGCTAATAGGCATTGTGATAACCAAGGCGTTTTTTGTTGACCTTGCGGGTTTAGCCACAGTTTATAAGATAGTGTTGTTTATTATTCTTGGGTTATGCTTGCTGGGTGTCTCCTTCGTGTATCAGAAGCAGAAAGACATCATAATCGGCCAAGACAACGGGGAGGAAATGTGATGAGACGGATGCTATTCTTATTGGTTTTTTTGTTGGGTTTTCAATCCATCGCTTGGGTTGCCGAAGATATCAGCCATTTCAAATATCAAGGCAGTGTAGATGATACAGGAACTAGTAACGGCAATTAGGAAGAGTAATAGGAGGAAAGACAATTATGAAGCAATTAGACAAGACAGATGAAACGTCCCTGCGTCTTCCGTCTAGGGTTTATAGAAAGCCCCATGTCAGGTAGCGTATTGCTATTTGCAGGATAACTAAGGGCACGATGCGAACTACCTTAAAAGGGGGAATATAAAGGTGGATATCCGGCAAAAAGCCCGTCAACTAGGGGCGTCTAAAGCTCTAATTATTACCAAAGAGCAGTTAGTGATAGAAGAGGCGGTAAGAAATGCTTGTGTTGAAAACCAATGCGGTCATTACGACAGTAACTTTATGTGCCCTCCCCATGTGGGAGAAATATCGCACTTTGAAGAAGTTCTTGATGAATACAGCCAAGGTCTATTAGTGCAGGTAAAACGTGATATTAAATCTCTCGAGGACAAAGAGGCAATTTTATCATTGGCTGGACAATTACATCAGTTGGTGCTAGCTATAGAAAAAGAAGCAAAGCAGCAGGACTATTCCCGCGCAAAGGCCTTAAGCGCAGGTCATTGTAAACTTTGCGAACCATGTCCGATTAATACGGGCGCCGACACGTGCATTAAACCCGACCTGGCTCGCCCTGCCATGGAAGCAGTGGGAATCAATGTAGTGGAAAGCTGCCGTCGCGCCGGGGCACCGCTTGAATTTTTGCAACATGAGGTTACCTGGGTTGGGCTGATCTTACTAAAATAAGCGGACGATATACCGGCAACTAAGCGGCAGGGGGCTTGAAGTAGTGGCCCACCGGTTAGAAAATTACCGTGAAGCTTTTCGGAACTTAGTTCAAGAGCAGAAGGTTGTTATGATAGATTTCTATACCCCATTAATGGATGCTGATACAGGTTGGGGGAAAGAGGAATATTTCTATGACGATGCTCATCCCAGTCATGCGGGATACCGTAAGATGGGAGAAACAGCTACGACATTTTTTAAGAAGCAATTACATCATCAATGATCAAAAAGTCATTTTCTTTGGTGCCCTGACACCACGTAATTGCGGTTATTGCTTGCTGGGTGTCTCGGA is part of the Metallumcola ferriviriculae genome and harbors:
- a CDS encoding DUF2284 domain-containing protein, with the translated sequence MDIRQKARQLGASKALIITKEQLVIEEAVRNACVENQCGHYDSNFMCPPHVGEISHFEEVLDEYSQGLLVQVKRDIKSLEDKEAILSLAGQLHQLVLAIEKEAKQQDYSRAKALSAGHCKLCEPCPINTGADTCIKPDLARPAMEAVGINVVESCRRAGAPLEFLQHEVTWVGLILLK